From the genome of Frateuria soli:
CCTTGATGGGCATCGTGGCCGGCCGCGCGCTGCAGGGCATGGGCGCGGTGGCCGGCGCCGGCACCGCGCTGGCCGCGGACCTGACCCGCGAGGATCAGCGCGGCAAGGTCATGGGCATCATCGGCGTGTCGATCGGCGTGGCCTTCCTGTTGGCCCTGGTCCTCGGGCCGCCGCTGGAGGCCGTGGCCGGCCTGGCCGGCCTGTTCGGCGCAACCTCGGTGCTGGCGATGGCTTCGCTGGTGCTGCTGTGGCTGATCGTGCCCACGCCCGAACGCGCGAAGGCACCCGCGGCGGCGAGCCTGGCCGGCGTGCTGGGGATGCTGCGCGACGGCCGCCTGCTGGTGCTCAATGGCTCGGTGTTCTTCCTGCATCTGCTGCTGACGGCGAGTTTCGTCGGCCTGCCGCTGCTGCTGGCCGAACGGCTGCACCTGCCGGTGGAGCGGCACTGGGAGCTGTACCTGCCGGTGATGGCGATCGCCGCCCTGGTGATGGGCGCGGCGCTGCACCGCATGAAGGAGATCGGCCAGAGCCTGCGCATCGTGCTCGTCTGCGTGGCGGCGATCGGGCTTTCGCTACTGGGCTTTGCCCAGGCGGGCGGGCACCTGGCGTTGCTGGGCGTATCGGCGGCGGCGTTCTTCTCGGCCTTCAACCTGCTGGAAGCGGCGTTGCCGAGCCTGGTCTCACGGCTCGCCCCGGCGCACCTGCGCGGCGCGGCGATGGGTGCGTATTCGACCAGCCAGTTCATCGGCGCCTTCGTCGGCGGCGCCATCGGTGGCATCGCACTGGGGCGGCTGGGGGTGAGCGGGGTGTTCTTCTGTGCGGCGGCCACCACACTGCTGTGGCTGCCGCTGGTGGCGTTCGGCGCCCGTCGCATTGCCGCGCGCAGCGCGGCCGGGCAGGCGGCCTGACGCCCGGGCGGCATCCCCCGGCCGGGGTCAGGGATTGTGCTGTCCGGGTGCTGCCCCCATTTGCGGCGACACCACTGCACGCGAGCCTGTCCGTGGCCCACCAGATCGTCGCGCTGATCGCCCAATACGGCCTGCTGCTGGTCTTCCTCAACGTGCTTGTCGCGCAGGCCGGGCTGCCGCTGCCGGCCGTGCCCACGCTGGTGGTGGCCGGCACGCTGGCCGCCGTCGGCAAGCTGCCGTTGTGGGGCGTGCTGATGGCGGCCCTGGCCGCATGCCTGATCAGCGATTTCGCCTGGTATGCCGCCGGGCGGCGCTACGGCGCCGGCGTGATGCGCACGTTGTGCCGCGTCTCGCTGTCACCCGATTCCTGCGTCAGGCAATCGGAACTGCGCTTCCAGCGCTGGCGCGCTCCGGTGTTGCTGGTGGCCAAGTTCGTGCCGGGGCTGTCGACGGTGGCGCCGCCGCTGGTCGGTGCCATGGGGCTCAAGCCACGATTGTTCCTGCTGTTCGATGCATTCGGCTCGCTGCTCTGGGCGGGTACGGCGGCTGCGCTGGGCTTCGTCTTCGCCGACGAACTGGAACGCGTCCTGGGCATGTTCGAGGGCACCGGCACGCTGGCGGCCGGGCTGCTGGTCGTACTGCTGGCTGCCTACATCCTCTTGAAATGGTCGCAGCGGCGCCGGCTGCTGGTGGCGCTGGGCATGGCCCGGATCGAGGTGGACGAGCTGGCGCAGGCGTTGCGTTCGGAGCGGCCGCCACTGGTACTCGACGTGCGCGCCGCCGGTTCGCGCGGACTCGACGACCGCTCGATTCCCGGCGCGATCGTCTTCGATCCATCCGCCCTGGACACGGTGCTGGCCGGGGTGCCGCATGAGCGCGAACTGGTGCTGTACTGCAACTGCCCCAACGAAGTCTCCGCCGC
Proteins encoded in this window:
- a CDS encoding MFS transporter translates to MSKLSPLERRSALTLACVISLRLFGLFLIMPVFSLYAKQMPDASGLLIGLALGVYGLGQVLLQIPLGLLSDRIGRKPAITIGLLIFAVGGLVAAMSHTLMGIVAGRALQGMGAVAGAGTALAADLTREDQRGKVMGIIGVSIGVAFLLALVLGPPLEAVAGLAGLFGATSVLAMASLVLLWLIVPTPERAKAPAAASLAGVLGMLRDGRLLVLNGSVFFLHLLLTASFVGLPLLLAERLHLPVERHWELYLPVMAIAALVMGAALHRMKEIGQSLRIVLVCVAAIGLSLLGFAQAGGHLALLGVSAAAFFSAFNLLEAALPSLVSRLAPAHLRGAAMGAYSTSQFIGAFVGGAIGGIALGRLGVSGVFFCAAATTLLWLPLVAFGARRIAARSAAGQAA
- a CDS encoding DedA family protein/thiosulfate sulfurtransferase GlpE, which translates into the protein MAHQIVALIAQYGLLLVFLNVLVAQAGLPLPAVPTLVVAGTLAAVGKLPLWGVLMAALAACLISDFAWYAAGRRYGAGVMRTLCRVSLSPDSCVRQSELRFQRWRAPVLLVAKFVPGLSTVAPPLVGAMGLKPRLFLLFDAFGSLLWAGTAAALGFVFADELERVLGMFEGTGTLAAGLLVVLLAAYILLKWSQRRRLLVALGMARIEVDELAQALRSERPPLVLDVRAAGSRGLDDRSIPGAIVFDPSALDTVLAGVPHERELVLYCNCPNEVSAARAAQWLKMQGYRQVRPLRGGLEAWVAGGYAIERAQVEVPATSATSPAT